The DNA sequence CAGTGTACAATATGCACACTTAAAGGGGGGACAAGTACAAAATTGAAAAGGTGTCACTGCTGAGGATTGATTCAAATTTGTCTATTGCAAAAAGTTTAACTGGCTGTGTCCAGGTATAAATAAGTTTTTGGGTGCAGATCCATTAATTGACATCTTCACAAGAAGAAACCGCAAATCGTTCCATCCAGGTAGCGTCAAAGTAGGGTAGAATGCCTGAGGGGGTTAGGGTTCTCACGAGTTCCTTGTTCAAACCGCCATATGTATATCAAAAAGTTTGAGAAagtttcatttctctgtttaaGCCTTTTATCTAGAGATGATACAAAGGGGACTTCTTCTCTCACAACAAAGCAGGCCACAGGACATTAGTTTGTCAGGGAGTGGAGATACATGTCGAGTCCTCCAGTGTATGCTCACATTGCGTCATTATCCGGGTTCAGGGCTAATTCACTGGTTGTTTTTGGCTTTGGCATGTGTGAGGATGTGAGACTTCAGGTTGGTTGACTGGGCAAATTTTTTGTTGCAGCCATCGAAAGGGCACACATATGGGCGGTCTCCAGTGTGAATGCGCACATGTGTGCGCAAGTTAAAGTCCAGTGAGAACCGCTTGCCACAGCCCTCGAATGTGCACTGCAGATGAGAGAGATTGAATTACTATCACTGAATGTCTCAGCCTGGCTCACAGATATACACATATCATTTTGCAACAGCAGGCATTTGAGATGACAATTGCGAGATTTGCATGGACTGCTCCACACAAACTCATAAGTTTACATTTCagcaacatttctttcttttcacgtCACTAATAAAGCAAAGTAAaatgatgccttttttttctctagaaCAAGGAAACTTATGTATAACTtgagacagagaagaaactTACCTGGAaaggtttctctcctgtgtgtacGAGCTGATGCCTCTTCAGCTTTGAGCTCTCAACGAAGGCTTTGCCACACTCTGCACAGACGTGCACACGAGGCCCGTGGGTATGCAAGTGCTTCCTCATCGCTGAGTTGTCCCTGAACATCTTGGTACATCCCttagaggaagagaaacaaaattCACGTAATCAATTGGGACATTTAAAAGGCTGCTTTGCACTGTTCATTTAGCAATTAAATCACAATGATTAAATGCTCCCCATACCACTGTCATGAATAGATGCATTGTCCCAGTAATATAATGTCAATACCAAAGGCACACAGTACACGTGAGCAAGAATctaatttattttacattcaacTTTTGGATAAACTGAACAATGCACTTACTTTGTGTGGACAAGCTATTGTCCTGGGTGCATCatcttcttttacttttcttgGTTTCATTCTgcagtggaaataaaaacaaggtcACATGATCATTGCAGACTGTTCACAACTCTCCACACTCCTGATACAAACACTAACATTTGTTTGCTTCACTCAGTAAGATGTGTATGCATAGTGGGCCAGGCCACGCGGTCATTTGTGCCAGACTTCACACAAGAAAAATGCAGCAAGTGCTTCTTTTACCAcattaattgtattattatagTTTTCCATAATGTTTCTATATCAGGCTTTTCATGATGCAAACAACGTTCTCTTCAAAATGGTGTGAatgcttttaatttattttgaccCACTGAATTTGCCTGTCACCACATACATTAACACCAACGCAACAACTTACCGTGCAAACTCTGCCAGCTGTTTGGGGTCTGACAGGTCAATGCCTGGAATGCCTCCAGGAGGAAGCTTCTTCCCTGTCATGTATTCTGAGTAATCTGGAGGTGAGTTTTCCCCCGTGATTTGCTCCTCATGGTCTATGTCCTTCTTGTCATCTGAATGAGAGGGACAGAGGTGGTGATAATTAGAACAGTGCCAGATCATGTGGAACAAATTGATTAAAGCCATTTAGAGCTAAATCTATATCACATCACCCCCGCCTCTCTCACAGTATTTCCTGCAACACCCTGCATGGTTATTTATTTACTACTTATAGAAAAATGTGACAGGAAATACAGGTTTTGGCTCAAACGTCTacaaacaaggttttaaaaaGGGTTAAATACACTTTCTTGATGACACAGTAACTACATGTTTAAATGGCCTTTATAACAACATTACCAGGGAGAAGAAATAGGActcatatattatattatatatatatatatatatatatatatatatatatatatatatatatatatatatatattatatatatatatattatatatatatatatatatatatatatatatatatatatatatatatatatatatatatataatttacaaaTAAGCTATTTCACAATGGAAATAAAGCTGAGATGTTGGTCATTTTTACGAATGTGTCACCTTTTAATAAACACAGTAGTGTCTGTACAACAACAATACATAAAACAACAGTGCTGTAACTCGCCTCGATTAAATAATCTTTTTTCAAAACCTATGCAAAACAGAGAGGGACTACTTTTTGACACGGGGTCCAATTCGCTTGAACCACACAGTAAG is a window from the Acanthopagrus latus isolate v.2019 chromosome 16, fAcaLat1.1, whole genome shotgun sequence genome containing:
- the yy1a gene encoding transcriptional repressor protein YY1a; translation: MASGDTLYIEADGSEMPAEIVELHEIEVETIETTVVGDDGEHQPMIALQPLDSDDPHSLHPHQEVILVQTREEVVGEDDSELHTDDGFEDQILIPVPAVEEDFIEQTLVTVAGKSSSTGRMKKAGSGKKAGKKSYLSGGEMGRKWEQKQVQIKTLEGEFSVTMWASDDKKDIDHEEQITGENSPPDYSEYMTGKKLPPGGIPGIDLSDPKQLAEFARMKPRKVKEDDAPRTIACPHKGCTKMFRDNSAMRKHLHTHGPRVHVCAECGKAFVESSKLKRHQLVHTGEKPFQCTFEGCGKRFSLDFNLRTHVRIHTGDRPYVCPFDGCNKKFAQSTNLKSHILTHAKAKNNQ